A region from the Benincasa hispida cultivar B227 chromosome 10, ASM972705v1, whole genome shotgun sequence genome encodes:
- the LOC120087884 gene encoding F-box protein At2g32560 isoform X1 encodes MLLCFFLTCISFILFLKSLSLKPLPLWADEMRFLSHWFWKELSFFPIYKVIKNSLCTYTFSISSKMSFKKKYLSKVENVEESGEMSVLDLPELALECILERLPPDALCSMAGVCSSLRERCISDHLWEKHMKRKWGKVIGQAAYREWQWHLASRAGVCNLKQNKQKSLIRLFSFGWSLSWIRSKVNDNNTPRNSLPVHSIMAWYLALETGRFWFPAQVYNRENGHVGFMLSCYDAELCYDPRTDTFQARYPPHGRRAIAIENGVQWERLRAPPIDTPPHDLHVSDCLNELCPGDHIEIQWRKNKDFPYGWWYGVVGHLETCDGDANHCRCQYSDTVVLEFNQYTPGSRWRLATIDRKDHREEGNEIDGFYGGIRKLYSDEEISMWKQLWPTDVLE; translated from the exons ATGCTTCTTTGTTTCTTCCTCACATGTATTTCCTTCATTCTCTTTTTAAAGTCCCTCTCTCTCAAACCTCTCCCACTATGGGCAGATGAGATGAGGTTCTTGTCCCACTGGTTCTGGAAAGAATTATCTTTCTTTCCAATCTACAAGGTGATCAAGAATAGTCTTTGTACTTATACTTTTAGTATTTCATCGAAGATGTCCTTCAAGAAGAAATATCTTTCAAAAGTAGAGAATGTTGAGGAAAGTGGCGAGATGTCGGTGTTGGACTTGCCAGAATTGGCCTTAGAATGCATTCTAGAGAGACTTCCACCTGATGCTCTATGTAGTATGGCAGGTGTTTGTAGTTCATTGAGAGAGAGATGCATAAGTGACCATCTTTGGGAGAAGCACATGAAGAGAAAATGGGGTAAAGTTATTGGTCAAGCTGCTTACAGAGAGTGGCAATGGCATCTTGCTTCTAGAGCGGGTGTGTGTAACCTTAAGCAAAACAAGCAGAAGAGCCTAATTAgacttttttcttttggttgGTCTCTTTCATGGATTAGATCAAAGGTTAATGACAATAACACGCCACGGAATTCCCTACCGGTCCATTCGATCATGGCTTGGTATCTTGCTCTTGAGACTGGCAGATTCTGGTTCCCGGCTCAGGTCTATAACCGTGAG AATGGCCATGTTGGTTTCATGTTGTCTTGTTATGATGCGGAGCTTTGCTATGATCCCCGCACGGACACCTTCCAAGCGAG GTATCCTCCACATGGTAGGCGAGCAATTGCAATTGAGAATGGTGTGCAATGGGAGAGGCTTAGAGCACCGCCCATCGATACTCCTCCACACGATCTTCATGTCTCTGACTGTTTGAACGAATTATGCCCTGGTGACCACATTGAGATACAGTGGAGAAAAAACAAAGATTTCCCTTATG GTTGGTGGTATGGAGTTGTTGGTCACTTGGAAACATGTGATGGAGATGCTAATCACTGCAGATGTCAGTATAGTG ACACTGTGGTATTGGAGTTCAATCAGTACACCCCTGGTTCGAGATGGAGACTTGCAACCATCGACCGAAAAGACCATAGAGAGGAAGGCAATGAGATTGACGGGTTCTATGGAGGAATCAGAAAGCTTTACTCCGACGAAGAAATTTCGATGTGGAAGCAACTTTGGCCTACAGATGTCTTGGAGTAG
- the LOC120087884 gene encoding F-box protein At2g32560 isoform X2 translates to MLLCFFLTCISFILFLKSLSLKPLPLWADEMRFLSHWFWKELSFFPIYKVIKNSLCTYTFSISSKMSFKKKYLSKVENVEESGEMSVLDLPELALECILERLPPDALCSMAGVCSSLRERCISDHLWEKHMKRKWGKVIGQAAYREWQWHLASRAGVCNLKQNKQKSLIRLFSFGWSLSWIRSKVNDNNTPRNSLPVHSIMAWYLALETGRFWFPAQVYNRENGHVGFMLSCYDAELCYDPRTDTFQARYPPHGRRAIAIENGVQWERLRAPPIDTPPHDLHVSDCLNELCPGDHIEIQWRKNKDFPYGWWYGVVGHLETCDGDANHCRCQYSVEYLCPTTDQLNCLSGTFMVNYSEVTECFPKPSVIG, encoded by the exons ATGCTTCTTTGTTTCTTCCTCACATGTATTTCCTTCATTCTCTTTTTAAAGTCCCTCTCTCTCAAACCTCTCCCACTATGGGCAGATGAGATGAGGTTCTTGTCCCACTGGTTCTGGAAAGAATTATCTTTCTTTCCAATCTACAAGGTGATCAAGAATAGTCTTTGTACTTATACTTTTAGTATTTCATCGAAGATGTCCTTCAAGAAGAAATATCTTTCAAAAGTAGAGAATGTTGAGGAAAGTGGCGAGATGTCGGTGTTGGACTTGCCAGAATTGGCCTTAGAATGCATTCTAGAGAGACTTCCACCTGATGCTCTATGTAGTATGGCAGGTGTTTGTAGTTCATTGAGAGAGAGATGCATAAGTGACCATCTTTGGGAGAAGCACATGAAGAGAAAATGGGGTAAAGTTATTGGTCAAGCTGCTTACAGAGAGTGGCAATGGCATCTTGCTTCTAGAGCGGGTGTGTGTAACCTTAAGCAAAACAAGCAGAAGAGCCTAATTAgacttttttcttttggttgGTCTCTTTCATGGATTAGATCAAAGGTTAATGACAATAACACGCCACGGAATTCCCTACCGGTCCATTCGATCATGGCTTGGTATCTTGCTCTTGAGACTGGCAGATTCTGGTTCCCGGCTCAGGTCTATAACCGTGAG AATGGCCATGTTGGTTTCATGTTGTCTTGTTATGATGCGGAGCTTTGCTATGATCCCCGCACGGACACCTTCCAAGCGAG GTATCCTCCACATGGTAGGCGAGCAATTGCAATTGAGAATGGTGTGCAATGGGAGAGGCTTAGAGCACCGCCCATCGATACTCCTCCACACGATCTTCATGTCTCTGACTGTTTGAACGAATTATGCCCTGGTGACCACATTGAGATACAGTGGAGAAAAAACAAAGATTTCCCTTATG GTTGGTGGTATGGAGTTGTTGGTCACTTGGAAACATGTGATGGAGATGCTAATCACTGCAGATGTCAGTATAGTG TGGAATACTTGTGTCCAACCACTGATCAATTGAATTGTCTTAGTGGAACATTTATGGTCAACTACTCTGAGGTAACTGAATGTTTCCCCAAGCCTTCTGTTATTGGTTGA